The genomic DNA GGAAGAATTTATCCATAAGTTGCGTAATATGAAGGGCGGTGATATTTGGTTAGTTGGCGGAGGCCAGACAATTCATTATTTCTTGAAATATGGTTTTATCGATGAACTTATTCTCTCGATTCACCCTATGATTCTAGGGAAGGGAATACCGCTAATTGTAAACGATCCTAACCTAGAAACGGCACTTAATTTGAAAGATGTAATCCAATATAATTCTGGGTTATTGCAAGTCTTTTACGATTTGAAAATAAAACCCGCAGACTTAAGTCGATCGGGCAATGGGTAGTTGGTAATTTGTCATCCCCTTATGAAAATTTATCCAACCATATTATTTAAGTAGTTACATTCAATGCTTCTTAATCCCTTTACTACGTTTCTGTTCGTACATTAATTCATCAGCCTCTACCAGCAATTGTTCTAGTGAAATGCTTTTATCTAAAACGCATTCCTTCACACCAATACTCATAGATAATTGATAGGAACGAGCGTTTTCTTGGTTAAAGCGATCGAGAGCTGCTTGTAGCCGAGTTTGATAGTTATCTGTATCAACTGAACAGGCGGGGATAAATATTACAAATTCATCACCTCCTAAGCGAGCAACGATATCAGAATCACCAAAGGTTTGCTTTAATATGTAAGCTGCTTCAGCGAGGATTCTATCTCCAATTTCATGACCTAAAGAGTCATTAATTTTCTTTAAACCATCTAAGTCAGCAAACAAAAGACAGCAGGACATCTGTGTACGTTTGGCGATTTTTAGCTGCTGATTTGCGAGTAAAAAAAAGCCGCGTCTGTTATATACGCCTGTTAATTCATCAGTCATAGATAGCTGCCTTACCTCTGCTTCAGCTCTCAAACGCTCTTGGATTTCCTGCTCTAAAAGTTGATTTTGTTTAATGAGTTGGTGGTATTGCTGTTGAATAAGTAATTGATTTCTCACTCGCATCAGCACTTCTTGCTCTTGAAAGGGTTTAGTAATGTAATCCACAGCACCCATTTCAAAGGCCCGAACTTTATCATTTACCCGATCGAGGGCACTAATAAAGATAATGGGAAGGTCTTGTGTGGCTTCAGATTCCTTTAGCTGCTGACAAACTTCATAGCCATTCATATCTGGCATATTGATGTCTAATATAATCAAATCTGGGGGGTCGCGATAGGCAGCCTGTAGTGCCATTTTACCATTGAGCGATTTGCGAACAATGTAACCCTGAGACTCCAATATTTTTGATAATAATCGTAAATTATCGGGGTTATCATCTACGATTAAGATATTTGTTTCAGCCGCAGATTTTAGTACAATATTCATATTTATCTCCTTAAGCCTGGGTGAGAATTGCAATCGCCTCTAACTGGAAGCGATCGACTAGATTGGTCAAAGATTCTAATAGGAATTCATTCTCACTAGGAATTTGAGCAATCAGTTGGCGGAGGATCGTATCGTTGAGATCTAAGGCTGCTTCATTGACTTGAGTAACCCACTCTAACGGCATTATTTTCAAATCTTGTGGGGAGAGGGTTCTGGGTTCTAAAGTTGCAAACTCTGGCCTTAATGGGGATGTTTGAGCGTAACAGTAACGGACTCCCAAATAATGTGCAATTTTGTCGAAGAGTATGGTTTCAGTGAACGGTTTAGCGATATAGTCATCGCATCCCGCTTGAAGACTGGCAGTGCGGTCTTCTTCAAAAGCATAGGCCGTCAAAGCTACGATCGCCACATTATCCTGTACACCCCTAGCCCGAATTTGACGAGTTGCTTCATAGCCGTCCATCTCAGGCATTTCAATATCCATAAAAATCAAATGAGGATGCCAATCTTGCCAGCAGGCGATCGCTTCAATCCCGTTGGTAACGGCACAGACTTCAAATCCAACTGACTCCAGCAGTGTTACCAGCAAATGCCGATTTACTAGAACATCCTCTGCTACCAAAATTCGGTAGTTAGGTTGTCCCGCTTCCAAACTGATAACGTGCTGGTTAACTTTAGATTCTATCAGATCGACGGATTCCGCTCGATGTAAGATCGCTTTACAAGTAAAGATTGAGCCTTGATTTAAGCTGCTTTGTACGGTGATATCACCGCCCATCAAACGAGCAAACTGACGACTAATAGATAGGCCTAAACCCGTTCCTTGAGCATGGCGACCTCGCTCGGTTTGCATAAAAGCTTCAAAGACGGATTCAAGATCGCACAAAGCGATACCGCATCCCGTATCTTCAACTTCAAGATAGAGTGCGATCGCAGATCCTAAAGCTTCCACCTTTGATGAATCGATCGCATCATCTATTTCTGGGATGACTTTTATCCTCAAAGTAATACTGCCATTAATCGTAAATTTGATTGCATTGCTAAGCAAGTTAATCAAAATTTGGCGAAGTTTTGCCTGATCGCCATAGACATAGGGAGGAACGTTAATTTCCTGTTCAATTCTGAGCATCAACCCTTTTTCAGACGCTTTGAGAGCAAACATCTCCTGAATAGAATGGATGAATCGGACAATATCGAAGCAAGATTCTGTCAGTACCAATTGACCAGCTTCAATTTTAGACATCTCCAAAACATCATTAATTAAGGTCAGTAAATGTTCTCCACTGCGACTGATAATTCCTAGATGCTCTTGAAACTCAGGTGGGATATTTTGGCTGCGGCTCATAATTTGCGTAAACCCCAAAATTGCGTTCATCGGAGTCCGCAATTCGTGGCTCATTTTAGCAAGAAACTGGCTTTTGGCACGGTTGGCGATCGCCGCACGTTCTGCTGCTTGTTCTAATGCTGCCTGGGAAAATTCTAACATTGCTAGCATCAGAGTATTTCGCATCTCAGCAGCAGTTTGAAGCTCCTCAACCCGCCAGGGGTAAGATTTTTCTTGCACTATTTCTTTCCACAGTTGAAAGGAGTTACGGGGACAGGGTTGTATTTCTCCAACTTCATCGATTGCGATCGCAGCTTGAGGATTACCTGCCCAATTGATCGTTTGAAATTGTTCTGGTCGGAACCAGATAATATGGTAAGACTTTTGTTTAACATGGTTGAGGGAAATAGAAATAGCTAGAATCCCGCTAGCTTTATCTTTAAACTCCTTTGCAGTAGGATAGAGATTAGACAAAAAATTAGTAGCAAATACTCGTTCCGTGTTATGCTGCACCAACCAGTTTAGCAGTTCCTGCACTTCAGCTTCTGAGGGCGTTTGCCCTATTAAAGTTAGCTGTCCGTCCAGCAAAATTGCCGCTCCATAAGCACGAACTAAAACCAGCAATTGCACCGTATTTTTAGTCAAAACCTGTTCAATAAAGTTCGCTTCTCGTAATAATTCCCGCTGAAGTTCATCCTGAATACCCTTGACTTGCATTCGGTAAAGACGCAACTCTTTCTCTTGCTGATACAATAATTCCAGAGAAGCAAATCTTCCTAATAGTTCGCAGGCCTTGCGAGTTTCATAATCTACTAATTTAGGGCTATAGTGCTGACAGGCGATTAATCCCCAGAGGCGTTTGTCATCGATCAAGGAAATTGTCATCGATCCATGAACGCCAATATTTTGTAAGTATTGAATGTGACATGGAGAAACTCCTCTTAACGTACAATTGCTCATATCTACCAATTGATTTGTCAGAGGATGTTTGCTAGGAACAATCTGTACAGGAGTGTAATTAATATTGGGAACTTGTAGCACCCAGTTGTGGCAAAATAACGATCTGCATTGCTTAGGAAAATCAATGGCTGGATAGTGAAATCCTAGATAACTTTCTATAATATTTTCCTTTGCCTCAGCAATTACTACCCCAGAATCATCACTTTCAAAACGGTAGACCATAACGCGATTGAACCCAGTCATTTTCTTTACTTCTCTAGCAATGATCTGAGCTAAATCGGAGAGATTCATCGCATTCCGCAGATCGACAATTGCTGCTTGCAAGCAATGAGAAAAATGGGTTGAATAACTACTTTCTTGAGCGGAGGATGGCACAAGTTCTAATATTAGTGCATCAACAATTCGATGCAACACGCCTGTAAATCTTTGGCTTTGATATTCCTGTTCTTTTTCTACACTCACCCGATTGGCTTTTAGCTCAAGTGGATTGTAGTTTTCTGCGTTATCTTTGGTCAGGATATCACTAATTTTATTCAGTTGTTCGCGACCAAATAATAATTCCAAAGGTTGACCAAGTAATTTTTCTGCTGGGATGCCAAAAAACTGTTCTACATTTTCACTGCTTTGCAAAATTTGCAAGTCTGGTTCTTGTAGTGTTAAGAGAATGCCATGAGGTTGAATATGATCGGGAATGTACACATATTCATCAGTATGCTTTTCTAAAGCTGTCAGTTGTGAAGGAGTGAAATTTCGGAGTTCTTTGGCATTCAGAGGTTGCATAGTTACAGTCAGCGTTGTCGTGGACAGAGGAAGAAGGGGCTAGGGGCTAGGGGCTAGGGGCTAGGGAAGAAAGGGAAAGAGGGGCTACGATGCTATGATTCTCAGGAAAGAAGAGGAAGAAGGGAATAGAATCAGCGAGTTTGGTGGAACTCAGAACGTCTTAACTACCAAGAAGGTTGATAGAGTTTTTGATTTTCTTTGTTTACAAATTTGAGTTATACTAATTTCACACCTCAACCTAGATTTTGAGGTTAATTTTAATTTTTTAATTATCTTTTCATGGTTAATCTAATCATTTGAAAAGTTATACTAGGGAATTGCTTTGAAGCAATTCGAGGATTTGCTCAAATAGATATTTGCTTCCCAGTTCAATCAAATATGCACCAAACTTTGACAGTGATGGAGGTAGTTTACCTGCGAGTTCAACAATTGCATAATCATTGCCACATACAGCAGCATCCTCTAATTTATCCAGCCATTCTTGAGGTAATGAGGCTAGATCTGTTGGAGCGATCAACTCTAACAAATTTTGCTGGGACAAGGATAAAGATACAGGATAATCATCTAATGTAATAGAAGGTTCCGCATACAAATATTCTAACCCTAAATATTCTCTCATCTTAATAAATAAAGTTTCCTCCCGGAAAGGTTTGCTGATATAATCGTTGCAGCCAGCCGCAAGGGCTAGGCTGCGATCGCTTTGTGAAGCTTGTGCTGTTAGTGCAATAATAATACCATTTTTATTCTCTTCCATTGCTCTAATTTGTCGAGTTGCTTCATAGCCGTCGAGCACAGGCATCCGAATATCCATCCAGGTCAAGTCAGGTTCCCATTCTTGCCATAATTTTACTGCCTCTTGGCCATTGGTAGCTTCCCGTATTTCCAAGCCTAATTGACTCAGTAATTTGATGATTAGCAATCGATTTTCTTGTCGATCGTCCACTACTAAAATACGCCGTTGTTTTTGACCAGGAGCTAGTCCTCTGACTATAAGATCGGTTTTATATGGGACAATATTAACTTTATGTATTGGGCAAACCGGGACGGTAAAGGTAAATGTACTACCTTGTCCGGGAGTACTATTCACAAAAATTTCTCCGCCCATAATTTCAATCAATTTGCGGCTAATTGTCAAACCTAACCCAGTACCATTTTTCGCCCTCTTTCCAGCCTGTGTCTGAACGAAGGCATCAAAAATGTTGTCAAGTTCTTGAGGGGAAATGCCTACTCCGGTATCTGTTACCTCAAATAGTAAACTGGTTTTAGGTGTTACGTTGGAGATTGTAGGATCTAAGTTGCTAATTTCAGGTGCTTCTAAGCCTCGAACTGTCAAGCTTGACTCCTCACTTCTGACGCGCAGTGTGATATATCCTAGATCGGTAAACTTCAGGGAATTACTCAGAAGATTGAGTAACACCTGACGCAATTTTTGGGAATCAGCAAGGATGAACTGCGGTAAATTTGGAGCAACGTCAAAATAAAGCTGAAGTTTTTTAGAGTTCACCCGTTCAGCTAACATATTTTGGAGGGAATGAAGCAAGGCAATTAAGTCAAATCCAGTTTCTTCCAAGGTAGAGTGTCCGGCTTCGATTTTGGAGAGATCTAAAATATCATTAATTAGACTCAGTAAATAATCTCCACTTCGACCAATAGTTTGTAAATCTTCCTTTAATTCTGGGGTAAGTGCGGGATTTCGAGCCATCACCTGAGTAAAACCTAAAATGGCATTTAAAGGAGTACGTAGTTCGTGACTCATATTTGCCAGAAAAGTGCTTTTTGCCAGATTTGCAGATTCTGCTGCTTCCATTGCTTGCCACAATTCAATTTCTCTGCGTTTGCGATCGCTGATATCTCGTACAATCTTTGATGCCCCAATAATCGCACCTTTTTTGTTCTTAATTAGAGAAATACTTACCGAAACATTGACTAACGTTCCGTCTTTGCGCTGCCGAACTGTTTCATAGTGAGGGATGCTTTTTTCCTGTCTAATTATTGTTAAAATCTGGGCTTCTTCGTCTACATAGTTTGGGGGAATTAGTTTTGTTATTGATTGCCCTACTATCTCTAGAGCTGTATAACCAAACATTCTTTCTGCTCCTGCATTCCAGCTTTCAATCACACCGTCTAATGACTTACCAATGATGGCATCTTCGGAAGATTCAACAATTGCTGCTAACTGAGAAATCGCTGCTTCGGTTTGTTGTCGCTCGGTAATATCAATCGCGACTCCTCCGACAAGTATTTGTCTTGATGTTTCAGGAAGTGGGAATTTATAAACTAAAAATTGACCCACAGTACCATCGGCACGAGGTGCTAATTCGATCGCTTCTAAGACTTGTTGGGTTTGGACAACCTTGTGGATATTATCAAGAATTTTATGGGCAAATTCTGATGAAAAAATCTCAAAAATTGACTTGCCAATAATATCAAGTGTTGGCAGTTTAAAGTTTTTTAAATAGGATTGACTAGCGTAGAGGATTACCCCATTTGTATCGCTAATCCAGGCAGCAGCCGGACTGTGATTCATAAATAATTGAAAGCGAGTTTCGCTTTGCTGGAGTGCTTCCTCAGCATATTTGCGTAAGCGAAGCTCGCCGTAGGCATCGCTAACATCCTTCATAAAACAGTGATGTCCTATAAACTGGTGTTGCTCGTCATAAATTGAAATCATCACTAATTGTTTATAGAATATAGACCCATCTTTGCGAATGCCTCTGGCTTCAACTTCTACTTTATCGTTTTGCTGCATTTGGTCATAAGCAGCAATCAGTTTATCCACATCATCAGGATGAACGGTTTGCTGCCACATCATCCCTAGCATCTCTTCCGGTTCATATCCTGCGGCATTAGCATAGGAGCGATTTACGGATAAATAACGTCCACTCTTATCCAATTTAGAAATGCCAGATATCGCATTTTCTAGAGAGATTGTCAATTCTTGAAGCTCAGCTTCTGCTTGCTTTCGCTCTGTAATATCGGTATGAGAGCCACTCATCCGAATGGCTTTACCTGCATCATCCCAAAGTGCTTGACCGCGATCTAAAATCCATTTGTAGTCCCCGTTTTTACAACGAATGCGATGCTCAGAAATGTAGAAGGGGGTTTTCTTGGTAAGGTGGTCTTGAAC from Kamptonema formosum PCC 6407 includes the following:
- a CDS encoding PAS domain S-box protein, whose protein sequence is MKQQHWYQWVARRLDRRHWTPLLLGIVASIAVLGLWQQAEMQEQFYIRQMTLAESNAVKHDLTAELETRIHALKRMATRWQIHWGNSQSEREIDAASYLRDFEGYQTIAWVDRSLQVRWILPKTGNEAAKSLYLRQEAKQLAALNGVRDRRKIIITPAVSLKPGETIFSIYTPLFIKNNFNGFIQIILQIESLFDRILHLPAGYSIRIHEGTNLIYQRGDGSPISPSEKFSLKSHEINWEVEIFSTSKMLSYEYSILPKVILFGGLSGVWILALTVYLAQKSEHHARRARTINQQLEKEIVERQQIEANLRESEERWQLALRGNSDGIWDWNMQTNEIFYSTRCKEILGYLDSEHSKYPQDRINLLHPEDREKVVQAVQDHLTKKTPFYISEHRIRCKNGDYKWILDRGQALWDDAGKAIRMSGSHTDITERKQAEAELQELTISLENAISGISKLDKSGRYLSVNRSYANAAGYEPEEMLGMMWQQTVHPDDVDKLIAAYDQMQQNDKVEVEARGIRKDGSIFYKQLVMISIYDEQHQFIGHHCFMKDVSDAYGELRLRKYAEEALQQSETRFQLFMNHSPAAAWISDTNGVILYASQSYLKNFKLPTLDIIGKSIFEIFSSEFAHKILDNIHKVVQTQQVLEAIELAPRADGTVGQFLVYKFPLPETSRQILVGGVAIDITERQQTEAAISQLAAIVESSEDAIIGKSLDGVIESWNAGAERMFGYTALEIVGQSITKLIPPNYVDEEAQILTIIRQEKSIPHYETVRQRKDGTLVNVSVSISLIKNKKGAIIGASKIVRDISDRKRREIELWQAMEAAESANLAKSTFLANMSHELRTPLNAILGFTQVMARNPALTPELKEDLQTIGRSGDYLLSLINDILDLSKIEAGHSTLEETGFDLIALLHSLQNMLAERVNSKKLQLYFDVAPNLPQFILADSQKLRQVLLNLLSNSLKFTDLGYITLRVRSEESSLTVRGLEAPEISNLDPTISNVTPKTSLLFEVTDTGVGISPQELDNIFDAFVQTQAGKRAKNGTGLGLTISRKLIEIMGGEIFVNSTPGQGSTFTFTVPVCPIHKVNIVPYKTDLIVRGLAPGQKQRRILVVDDRQENRLLIIKLLSQLGLEIREATNGQEAVKLWQEWEPDLTWMDIRMPVLDGYEATRQIRAMEENKNGIIIALTAQASQSDRSLALAAGCNDYISKPFREETLFIKMREYLGLEYLYAEPSITLDDYPVSLSLSQQNLLELIAPTDLASLPQEWLDKLEDAAVCGNDYAIVELAGKLPPSLSKFGAYLIELGSKYLFEQILELLQSNSLV
- a CDS encoding dihydrofolate reductase family protein yields the protein MRKIRLFIASSLDGYIARASGDVDWLFTDSDYGYDQFFAQIDTLIMGNKTYQQILGFGEYPYKGKESFVFSNSLAGTKDNNVEFVGGNLEEFIHKLRNMKGGDIWLVGGGQTIHYFLKYGFIDELILSIHPMILGKGIPLIVNDPNLETALNLKDVIQYNSGLLQVFYDLKIKPADLSRSGNG
- a CDS encoding response regulator produces the protein MQPLNAKELRNFTPSQLTALEKHTDEYVYIPDHIQPHGILLTLQEPDLQILQSSENVEQFFGIPAEKLLGQPLELLFGREQLNKISDILTKDNAENYNPLELKANRVSVEKEQEYQSQRFTGVLHRIVDALILELVPSSAQESSYSTHFSHCLQAAIVDLRNAMNLSDLAQIIAREVKKMTGFNRVMVYRFESDDSGVVIAEAKENIIESYLGFHYPAIDFPKQCRSLFCHNWVLQVPNINYTPVQIVPSKHPLTNQLVDMSNCTLRGVSPCHIQYLQNIGVHGSMTISLIDDKRLWGLIACQHYSPKLVDYETRKACELLGRFASLELLYQQEKELRLYRMQVKGIQDELQRELLREANFIEQVLTKNTVQLLVLVRAYGAAILLDGQLTLIGQTPSEAEVQELLNWLVQHNTERVFATNFLSNLYPTAKEFKDKASGILAISISLNHVKQKSYHIIWFRPEQFQTINWAGNPQAAIAIDEVGEIQPCPRNSFQLWKEIVQEKSYPWRVEELQTAAEMRNTLMLAMLEFSQAALEQAAERAAIANRAKSQFLAKMSHELRTPMNAILGFTQIMSRSQNIPPEFQEHLGIISRSGEHLLTLINDVLEMSKIEAGQLVLTESCFDIVRFIHSIQEMFALKASEKGLMLRIEQEINVPPYVYGDQAKLRQILINLLSNAIKFTINGSITLRIKVIPEIDDAIDSSKVEALGSAIALYLEVEDTGCGIALCDLESVFEAFMQTERGRHAQGTGLGLSISRQFARLMGGDITVQSSLNQGSIFTCKAILHRAESVDLIESKVNQHVISLEAGQPNYRILVAEDVLVNRHLLVTLLESVGFEVCAVTNGIEAIACWQDWHPHLIFMDIEMPEMDGYEATRQIRARGVQDNVAIVALTAYAFEEDRTASLQAGCDDYIAKPFTETILFDKIAHYLGVRYCYAQTSPLRPEFATLEPRTLSPQDLKIMPLEWVTQVNEAALDLNDTILRQLIAQIPSENEFLLESLTNLVDRFQLEAIAILTQA
- a CDS encoding GGDEF domain-containing response regulator, with product MNIVLKSAAETNILIVDDNPDNLRLLSKILESQGYIVRKSLNGKMALQAAYRDPPDLIILDINMPDMNGYEVCQQLKESEATQDLPIIFISALDRVNDKVRAFEMGAVDYITKPFQEQEVLMRVRNQLLIQQQYHQLIKQNQLLEQEIQERLRAEAEVRQLSMTDELTGVYNRRGFFLLANQQLKIAKRTQMSCCLLFADLDGLKKINDSLGHEIGDRILAEAAYILKQTFGDSDIVARLGGDEFVIFIPACSVDTDNYQTRLQAALDRFNQENARSYQLSMSIGVKECVLDKSISLEQLLVEADELMYEQKRSKGIKKH